In Acidobacteriota bacterium, one genomic interval encodes:
- a CDS encoding PDZ domain-containing protein, with the protein MKGMFRLILAAFLASASFLALSAMDVAALLEKHRAALASDLDALGRVDRLQMTGTVSKYNLKGDVTFMSAGADRFAVEHKFGEWREKAVLTGKTGEVLNLMGWVRPLQSDELAEYQAIRYVLSLQYLKDLDRPGARLQEGPDALTVQVTLEEGIRLDIRFSPATFLIQSFAFTDADGAPRTILLEEYREAKGVKFPAKVRDQAANPAEYTIQEIQVGGGGDAFFALPTENRGFSPSEKKPYRLTLKKYFGFPLVSAWIGNSPALTFLVDLGLPFSVIDRTIAGQLGLMSEGTLVKAVKYPINEFGFVEVPMFQFREQGNVAEFKNRIFLTTDMIPTCANVQLAIHGILGCDFFRQNCVALDLNGDNLRILHPKDFALEKQGTPIPLTNQHGVYEIPFTIDDVNTSLEFTTSSDTCILLSEKCPGAETLSRKAAGRVEALSLGLYYGIPEWIFLAQSVRCGEIPALPCYVHVLRYPENHPLANHRSGWAGCGLWKRFTCYLDFPRSEVTLVPNDRLKEPDCFNSTGVYVIKSGGRIVVQQVIPGTPAEKAGLQPGDIVTEILANPADAFVFERIYYNFCKPKGEKIPMKIQRGEEALPVEITTEAPL; encoded by the coding sequence ATGAAAGGCATGTTTCGGCTGATTCTGGCTGCATTCCTCGCCTCGGCCTCTTTCCTGGCCCTGTCGGCCATGGATGTCGCCGCACTCCTCGAGAAGCACCGCGCGGCGCTCGCCTCCGACCTCGACGCCCTCGGGCGGGTGGACCGCCTCCAGATGACCGGCACCGTCTCGAAGTACAACCTCAAGGGCGACGTGACCTTCATGTCCGCCGGGGCGGACCGGTTCGCCGTCGAGCACAAGTTCGGGGAGTGGAGGGAGAAAGCGGTCCTGACCGGCAAGACGGGGGAGGTGCTCAACCTCATGGGCTGGGTCAGGCCCCTCCAGTCGGACGAGCTGGCCGAGTACCAGGCGATCCGCTATGTCCTGAGCCTGCAGTACCTCAAGGACCTCGACCGGCCGGGCGCCCGCCTGCAGGAAGGCCCCGACGCCCTCACCGTCCAGGTCACCCTCGAGGAGGGGATCCGGCTGGACATCCGCTTCTCGCCCGCCACCTTCCTGATCCAGTCGTTCGCCTTCACCGACGCGGACGGGGCGCCGCGAACGATCCTTCTCGAGGAGTACCGCGAGGCCAAGGGCGTCAAGTTCCCGGCCAAGGTGCGCGACCAGGCCGCCAATCCGGCCGAATACACCATCCAGGAGATCCAGGTCGGCGGCGGCGGCGACGCCTTCTTCGCCCTGCCCACGGAGAACAGGGGCTTTTCCCCCAGCGAAAAGAAACCCTACCGTCTCACCCTGAAGAAGTATTTCGGGTTCCCCCTGGTCAGCGCCTGGATCGGCAACTCGCCGGCCCTGACCTTCCTGGTGGACCTGGGGCTGCCCTTCTCCGTCATCGACCGCACCATCGCGGGGCAACTGGGCCTCATGTCCGAGGGGACCCTGGTCAAGGCCGTCAAGTACCCCATCAACGAGTTCGGCTTCGTGGAAGTGCCGATGTTCCAGTTCCGCGAACAGGGCAACGTCGCGGAATTCAAGAACCGGATCTTCCTCACCACGGACATGATCCCGACCTGCGCCAACGTCCAGCTGGCCATCCACGGGATCCTCGGCTGCGACTTCTTCCGTCAGAACTGTGTCGCCCTCGACCTCAACGGTGACAACCTCCGCATCCTCCACCCCAAGGATTTCGCCCTGGAGAAACAGGGCACCCCCATCCCCCTGACCAACCAGCACGGCGTCTACGAAATCCCCTTCACCATCGACGACGTGAACACGTCCCTGGAATTCACCACGTCCTCCGACACCTGCATCCTGCTGTCCGAGAAGTGCCCCGGGGCGGAGACCCTCTCCCGGAAGGCCGCCGGCCGGGTGGAGGCCCTGTCGCTCGGCCTGTACTACGGGATCCCCGAGTGGATCTTCCTGGCCCAGTCCGTCCGGTGCGGGGAAATCCCCGCCCTCCCGTGTTACGTCCACGTCCTGCGCTACCCGGAGAACCACCCCCTGGCGAACCACCGCTCCGGCTGGGCCGGTTGCGGGCTCTGGAAACGTTTCACCTGCTACCTGGACTTCCCCCGGTCGGAGGTGACGCTGGTCCCCAACGACCGACTGAAGGAACCCGACTGTTTCAACTCCACGGGCGTGTACGTGATCAAGTCCGGCGGCAGGATCGTGGTGCAGCAGGTCATCCCCGGGACCCCCGCCGAAAAGGCGGGCCTCCAGCCGGGGGACATCGTGACCGAGATCCTGGCGAACCCCGCGGACGCCTTCGTGTTCGAGAGGATCTACTACAACTTCTGCAAGCCCAAGGGCGAGAAGATCCCCATGAAGATCCAGCGGGGCGAGGAGGCCCTACCGGTGGAGATCACGACGGAAGCCCCGCTCTAG
- a CDS encoding tRNA (cytidine(34)-2'-O)-methyltransferase yields MTGAPTPAPAAFPPAPVLHVVLVEPEIPPNTGNVARLCAATRCRLHLVEPLGFRVEDRYLRRAGLDYWEHVDVRTWKSLDALLETEPAGRFFLYSSRVHRPYTRAAHSPGDWLLFGCETRGLPEPLLARFADRTYTIPMWGPVRSLNLSTSVGIVVYEALRQIHGF; encoded by the coding sequence ATGACCGGCGCTCCCACCCCGGCCCCGGCGGCGTTCCCACCCGCCCCGGTGCTCCACGTGGTCCTGGTGGAGCCCGAGATCCCGCCCAACACCGGCAACGTGGCCCGGCTCTGCGCCGCGACCCGCTGCCGCCTCCACCTGGTGGAGCCGCTGGGTTTCCGCGTGGAGGACCGCTACCTCCGGCGGGCCGGCCTCGACTACTGGGAGCACGTGGACGTCCGCACCTGGAAATCCCTCGACGCCCTGCTGGAGACGGAACCCGCCGGCCGTTTCTTCCTCTACAGCTCCCGGGTGCACCGCCCCTACACCCGCGCCGCCCACTCGCCGGGGGACTGGCTCCTCTTCGGCTGCGAAACGCGGGGCCTGCCCGAACCGCTCCTGGCGCGTTTCGCCGACCGGACGTACACCATCCCCATGTGGGGGCCCGTCCGAAGCCTCAACCTCTCCACCAGCGTGGGGATCGTCGTCTACGAGGCCCTCCGCCAGATCCATGGCTTCTGA
- a CDS encoding M3 family metallopeptidase, whose amino-acid sequence MARLMIFGAFLLVCTVLAAAGTNPLLAPWKTPFGVPPWGGIKPDDFLPALKEAVSRHDREIAAIVNNPKAPTFVNTVEALEDSGELLSRVSAAFDALTSAETNDRLQEIAKTVAPLLSAHADDVALNPGLFRRVKTVYDKRETLKLTREQAMLLERTHRRFIRGGALLEGKDRDELRKINEELSLLGLRFGDNLRKVVNTWRLVIDRREDLAGLPENAVSAAAEAAARAGLEGKWVITLQAPSFVPFLTYADARTLREKVWDAYITRCDRGDAQDNKAILSRIAGLRARKARLLGFPTWADFTLDDRMAKTPARVITLLDQVLAPALAKAKADAADLQAMIDAEKGGFRLAAWDWRYYAEKRKKALFDLDDETLRPYFELDHVRQGAFYVANRLYGLQFVERKDVPVYHPEVRVYEVKEADGRTLGLLYQDYHPRPGKRGGAWCGALREQWTDRGRNVMPIVFNVANFSRPVGDTPALLGYGEVETLFHEFGHALHYLLSKCRYRSLGGANVTWDFVELPSQVMEHWVSEPGVMAVFARHYQTDAVIPPALVEKIRKSDTYNQGYQMAQLAAASRLDLDWHLLAEPKEPEAAAFEKASLERMGLPDLIPPMHRSPYFRHIFSGDYAAGYYSYLWSAVLDADAFEAFKEKGNVFDPATAKAFREHVLSRGWTEDAMTLYLRFRGKEPKVDALLEQKGLK is encoded by the coding sequence ATGGCGCGCCTGATGATTTTCGGAGCCTTCCTTCTGGTTTGCACGGTCCTGGCGGCGGCGGGGACCAACCCGCTGCTGGCCCCCTGGAAGACGCCCTTCGGCGTCCCGCCGTGGGGCGGGATCAAGCCCGACGATTTCCTGCCGGCGCTGAAGGAGGCCGTCTCCCGGCACGACCGGGAGATTGCGGCCATCGTGAACAACCCCAAGGCCCCCACCTTCGTCAACACGGTGGAGGCCCTGGAGGACTCCGGAGAGCTGCTGTCCCGGGTGAGCGCCGCCTTCGACGCCCTGACCTCCGCCGAAACCAACGACCGGCTCCAGGAGATCGCGAAGACCGTCGCCCCGCTCCTCTCGGCCCACGCCGACGACGTGGCGCTCAACCCCGGCCTGTTCCGGCGCGTCAAGACGGTCTACGACAAGCGCGAGACCCTCAAACTGACCCGGGAGCAGGCGATGCTCCTGGAGCGGACGCACAGGCGCTTCATCCGTGGCGGCGCCCTGCTGGAGGGGAAGGACCGGGACGAACTCCGGAAGATCAACGAGGAACTGAGCCTGCTCGGCCTGCGTTTCGGGGACAACCTGCGCAAGGTGGTCAACACCTGGCGGCTGGTCATCGACCGCCGGGAGGACCTCGCCGGGCTTCCCGAAAACGCCGTTTCGGCGGCCGCTGAGGCCGCCGCCCGGGCCGGGCTCGAGGGGAAGTGGGTGATCACCCTCCAGGCGCCCAGTTTCGTTCCCTTCCTGACCTACGCCGACGCGCGGACCCTCCGGGAAAAAGTCTGGGACGCCTACATCACCCGCTGCGACCGGGGCGACGCGCAGGACAACAAGGCCATCCTGTCCCGAATCGCCGGCCTGCGAGCCCGCAAGGCCCGGTTGCTGGGCTTCCCCACCTGGGCGGACTTCACCCTGGACGACCGCATGGCGAAAACCCCCGCCCGGGTCATCACCCTGCTGGACCAGGTGCTCGCCCCCGCCCTGGCGAAGGCGAAAGCCGACGCCGCCGACCTCCAGGCCATGATCGACGCCGAGAAGGGCGGCTTCCGGCTGGCCGCCTGGGACTGGCGCTACTACGCGGAAAAACGGAAGAAGGCCCTCTTCGACCTCGACGACGAGACCCTGCGCCCCTACTTCGAGCTGGACCACGTCCGGCAAGGCGCGTTTTACGTGGCCAACCGCCTCTACGGCCTGCAGTTCGTCGAGCGGAAGGACGTCCCCGTCTACCACCCCGAGGTCCGGGTGTACGAGGTGAAGGAGGCGGACGGCCGCACCCTCGGCCTCCTCTACCAGGACTACCACCCCCGCCCGGGCAAGCGGGGCGGCGCCTGGTGCGGGGCGCTCCGCGAGCAGTGGACCGACCGGGGCCGAAACGTGATGCCCATCGTGTTCAACGTGGCCAATTTTTCCCGCCCCGTGGGCGACACCCCGGCGCTGCTGGGCTACGGCGAGGTGGAGACCCTCTTCCACGAGTTCGGGCACGCCCTCCACTACCTGCTGTCGAAGTGCCGCTACCGCAGCCTGGGCGGCGCCAACGTGACCTGGGACTTCGTGGAGCTTCCCAGCCAGGTCATGGAGCACTGGGTCAGCGAGCCCGGGGTGATGGCGGTGTTCGCCCGGCACTACCAGACCGACGCGGTGATCCCCCCGGCGCTGGTGGAGAAGATCCGGAAGTCGGACACCTACAACCAGGGCTACCAGATGGCCCAGCTGGCCGCCGCCTCCCGGCTGGACCTGGACTGGCACCTGCTCGCCGAGCCGAAGGAGCCCGAGGCGGCGGCCTTCGAGAAGGCGTCCCTCGAGCGGATGGGCCTGCCGGACCTGATCCCGCCCATGCACCGCAGCCCCTACTTCCGCCACATCTTCAGCGGCGACTACGCGGCGGGCTACTACAGCTACCTCTGGAGCGCGGTCCTGGACGCCGACGCCTTCGAGGCCTTCAAGGAGAAGGGAAACGTCTTCGACCCGGCCACGGCGAAGGCCTTCCGGGAGCACGTCCTCTCCCGGGGCTGGACCGAGGACGCCATGACCCTCTACCTCCGCTTCCGGGGCAAGGAACCCAAGGTCGACGCCCTCCTGGAGCAGAAGGGGCTCAAGTAA
- a CDS encoding alpha/beta hydrolase, whose protein sequence is MGLTKMRCLFCCLGLLALGRAGFGQGEVRRFEMSSKATGATYAVEVVLPAGALSGGAKYPALFCTDWFILGDYLKALPKLMNMGRLTEPFILVGIAGPATMDAWATARTRDFTPARPADEYSRKNTYPPALEQAGGARKFAAFLRDELVPRVQADFPVDPARRGFLGYSLGALLGVYLLMNDPALFDTWLLGSPSLWFNGFELVTAFHDAPAKGLEPVRWIYLSVGEEESWEMLRGFGALRDALREKGFEGPRMKAEIIREAGHVGAMPIALYNGIRFLLRGR, encoded by the coding sequence ATGGGCCTGACGAAGATGCGTTGTCTGTTCTGCTGCCTCGGCCTCCTGGCCCTGGGGCGGGCCGGGTTCGGCCAGGGAGAGGTCCGTCGCTTCGAGATGAGCTCGAAGGCCACCGGTGCGACCTACGCCGTCGAGGTGGTGCTTCCCGCCGGCGCCTTGTCCGGCGGCGCGAAGTATCCCGCGCTCTTCTGCACCGACTGGTTCATCCTGGGGGACTACCTCAAAGCCCTGCCGAAACTGATGAACATGGGGAGGTTGACGGAGCCGTTCATCCTGGTGGGGATCGCCGGGCCCGCGACCATGGACGCCTGGGCCACGGCGCGGACCCGGGACTTCACCCCGGCGCGACCCGCCGACGAGTACTCGAGGAAGAACACCTACCCGCCGGCCCTGGAACAGGCGGGAGGCGCAAGGAAGTTCGCCGCCTTCCTCCGGGACGAACTCGTGCCGCGCGTCCAGGCCGACTTTCCCGTCGATCCCGCCCGGCGGGGGTTCCTGGGTTATTCCCTCGGCGCCTTGCTGGGGGTGTATCTGCTGATGAACGACCCGGCGCTCTTCGACACCTGGTTGCTCGGGAGCCCGTCCCTCTGGTTCAACGGGTTCGAACTGGTCACGGCCTTCCACGACGCGCCGGCGAAAGGGCTGGAACCGGTCCGGTGGATCTACCTGTCCGTGGGGGAGGAGGAGTCCTGGGAGATGCTCCGCGGCTTCGGGGCCCTTCGGGACGCCCTCCGGGAGAAGGGGTTCGAAGGGCCCCGGATGAAGGCCGAGATCATCCGGGAGGCCGGCCACGTCGGCGCCATGCCCATCGCCCTCTACAACGGGATCCGGTTCCTCCTGCGAGGCCGGTGA
- the ribA gene encoding GTP cyclohydrolase II, translating into MVSPPPKPLGVRETSRAGFPSLYGEFCIHGFEHLATGEAYVILSRGEPGPASPVPLVRIHSQCLTGDTLGSLRCDCGQQLHAALERIHESGCGLLIYHPQEGRGIGILNKLSAYALQDRGADTVEANEMLGFEADEREYGACAEILRWFGVDGIRLMSNNPAKIEAMEKAGIRVVERVPLQVEPVASARAYLQTKKEKMGHLLEDL; encoded by the coding sequence ATGGTGTCCCCTCCCCCGAAACCCCTCGGCGTGCGGGAAACGTCCCGGGCCGGCTTCCCTTCCCTCTACGGGGAGTTCTGCATCCACGGCTTCGAACACCTGGCCACGGGGGAAGCCTACGTGATCCTCTCCCGGGGCGAACCGGGGCCCGCGAGCCCGGTCCCGCTCGTGCGCATCCACTCCCAGTGCCTGACCGGCGACACCCTCGGTTCCCTCCGCTGCGACTGCGGCCAGCAACTCCACGCCGCGCTGGAGCGCATCCACGAGAGCGGGTGCGGCCTCCTGATCTATCACCCCCAGGAGGGCCGGGGCATCGGGATCCTCAACAAACTCAGCGCCTACGCCCTGCAGGACCGCGGGGCCGACACCGTGGAGGCCAACGAGATGCTCGGCTTCGAAGCCGACGAGCGGGAGTACGGCGCCTGCGCGGAGATCCTGCGGTGGTTCGGGGTCGACGGGATTCGCCTCATGTCCAACAACCCCGCGAAAATCGAAGCCATGGAGAAGGCCGGGATCCGGGTGGTGGAGCGTGTCCCCCTCCAGGTTGAGCCGGTGGCGTCCGCCCGCGCCTACCTGCAAACCAAGAAGGAGAAAATGGGTCACCTGCTGGAAGATTTGTGA
- a CDS encoding DUF1444 family protein yields the protein MRKRIGWCLAVLLGITVFAGEKPKARPSPLISPAAFTRAYAKACRESIPDVQVQVVRDLEVKVTARDTGEFMAYLSNAYDSYRNDPDSRDNVIRAHVAVMKENLTQVKAPVDKSRIVPVIKDRIWLEGVMASSPLKDAKPGFGLVFEELCPDLRVVYAVDTDQSVRFLKEEDLEAVKVRREELRELACKNLRRLLPSLDRAGGDGVFLLEAGGMYEASLLLLESIWDPEILPVRGEFVLAVPTRDILMITGSEDADGLRKVRKLAPRIWEEGPYSLSQKLFVYRKGKIEEFRE from the coding sequence GTGAGAAAACGGATCGGTTGGTGCCTGGCCGTCCTGCTGGGGATCACGGTTTTCGCCGGCGAGAAACCGAAGGCCCGCCCGTCCCCCCTGATCAGCCCCGCCGCGTTCACCCGGGCCTACGCGAAGGCCTGCCGGGAGTCGATCCCCGACGTGCAGGTCCAGGTTGTCCGGGACCTCGAGGTGAAGGTCACGGCCAGGGATACCGGCGAGTTCATGGCCTATCTGTCCAATGCGTACGATTCCTACCGGAACGATCCCGACAGTCGGGATAACGTCATCCGGGCCCACGTGGCCGTCATGAAGGAGAACCTGACGCAGGTGAAGGCCCCGGTGGACAAGTCCCGGATCGTCCCCGTGATCAAGGACCGAATCTGGCTGGAGGGGGTCATGGCGTCCTCTCCGCTGAAGGATGCGAAGCCGGGGTTTGGTCTGGTTTTCGAGGAGCTGTGCCCGGACCTGCGGGTTGTCTACGCGGTGGATACCGACCAGTCGGTCCGTTTCCTGAAGGAGGAGGACCTGGAGGCCGTCAAGGTCCGGCGGGAGGAATTGCGCGAGCTGGCCTGCAAGAACCTGCGGAGGCTCCTGCCCTCCCTGGACCGGGCGGGAGGCGACGGGGTGTTCCTCCTCGAGGCGGGAGGGATGTACGAGGCCAGCCTGCTGCTGCTCGAGTCGATCTGGGACCCGGAGATCCTTCCCGTTCGGGGGGAGTTTGTCCTGGCCGTTCCCACGCGGGACATCCTGATGATCACCGGAAGCGAAGACGCCGACGGGTTGAGAAAGGTCCGAAAACTGGCTCCCAGGATCTGGGAGGAAGGTCCCTACAGCCTCTCGCAGAAACTCTTCGTCTACCGCAAGGGAAAGATCGAGGAATTCCGGGAATGA
- a CDS encoding glycosyltransferase: MKILILHASAGAGHRRAAEALEKAFRAEGAEPVVRDILDFTAPLFRKTYAKGYLDVVRRAPELWGYLYSQSDKSLRVPWKRTVRTLFNALNTRDFKTFFRECAPDAVVCTHFMPLEILSARIAKGKTDVPLYCVVTDFGVHGLWVVDHVRRYYVACPEAERQLRRRGKEADRVKLTGIPIDPVFASGDPAPAARRKLGLDPDLPAVLLLSGGYGVGPAVEMVRAFRGSGLRAQLLVVAGANEKLREKAEAEAASAEMPVMVFGFVKNIHELMDASDLVITKPGGLTTSEVLAKGRPMLLIDPIPGQEQRNGEYVLELGAAARLYEAEDAPAKIRTLLEEAGRLERMARCARAAGRPHAARDIARDVLGEAGR; this comes from the coding sequence ATGAAAATCCTGATCCTGCACGCGTCCGCCGGGGCGGGCCACCGCCGGGCCGCCGAGGCGCTCGAGAAGGCCTTCCGCGCCGAGGGCGCCGAGCCCGTGGTGCGCGACATCCTCGACTTCACCGCGCCCCTCTTCCGCAAGACCTACGCGAAGGGGTACCTGGACGTGGTCCGGCGGGCCCCCGAACTGTGGGGCTACCTGTACAGCCAGTCCGACAAGTCGCTGCGCGTCCCCTGGAAGCGGACGGTCCGGACCCTCTTCAACGCCCTCAACACCCGCGACTTCAAGACGTTCTTCCGGGAGTGCGCGCCGGACGCCGTGGTCTGCACCCACTTCATGCCCCTGGAGATCCTCTCGGCGCGCATCGCGAAGGGGAAGACCGACGTCCCCCTCTACTGCGTGGTGACCGACTTCGGGGTCCACGGGCTCTGGGTGGTGGACCACGTCCGCCGGTACTACGTCGCCTGCCCCGAGGCCGAGCGACAGCTGAGGCGGAGAGGCAAGGAGGCGGATCGGGTGAAACTGACGGGCATCCCCATCGACCCCGTCTTCGCGTCGGGCGACCCCGCCCCCGCCGCGCGCCGGAAGCTCGGCCTGGACCCGGACCTCCCCGCCGTCCTGCTGCTGAGCGGGGGCTACGGCGTGGGGCCGGCGGTGGAGATGGTCCGCGCCTTCCGGGGCTCGGGGCTGCGCGCCCAGCTCCTGGTGGTGGCCGGGGCCAACGAGAAGCTGAGGGAGAAGGCCGAGGCCGAGGCGGCGTCCGCGGAAATGCCGGTGATGGTCTTCGGCTTCGTGAAGAACATCCACGAACTCATGGACGCGTCGGACCTGGTCATCACCAAGCCCGGCGGCCTGACCACGTCCGAGGTGCTGGCCAAGGGCCGGCCGATGCTTCTCATCGACCCCATCCCGGGGCAGGAGCAGCGCAACGGCGAGTACGTGCTGGAACTTGGCGCGGCCGCGCGGCTCTACGAGGCCGAGGACGCGCCCGCCAAGATCCGCACGCTCCTCGAGGAGGCCGGCCGCCTGGAGCGGATGGCCCGCTGCGCCCGCGCCGCCGGCCGCCCCCACGCCGCCCGCGACATCGCCCGCGACGTCCTCGGCGAGGCGGGCCGCTGA
- a CDS encoding ABC transporter substrate-binding protein has translation MKRFILGLVLLCLAAAVLLLSDVGRREKNAAPKGRRIAIFQFGDNPVMDEAAGGVLEALRKNGFVPGKNLQIDFFNAHGSLVEADSIARALVDGRYDLVITLATPALQSFAGANRDGRTPHLFTVVTDPYQAGVGLKRGDPSARPRHLTGVITAEPVRRLFELARQVNPGLKRVGTLWNPAEDCSRSTVAQARAVCAELGIALREVPVTTTTDVPEGIRSLLSPPPDAVWIGGDNTVFSALPAVTSACAQARVPILAHTPAHLADGLFLCLGADFYASGKITGALAARLLSGEEPSREPIVDAVPTQVGINLTLSSSVGSEWAIPASVSAAADVILDPTGLHRKAPPLERVWNVHVVSFNETGLSEDAILGLRRGLPDTGLVEGRDYRLQLSCAQGSLENLPGIFDAGVSAGDDLFLVVSNPVLQVAMERAGDIPVVFTAVLDPKLFGAGRSDTDHLPGFTGIYTIGAYGEMLDFLRKYFPSIRKVGTLFSPAEVSSAFNVTLTRKLCIERGMSFEAVPVSAPSEIPEAASALCARRVQAVMQIVDNQVLGGFAALSDAARRAGVPLVCFNREGVEKGAALGFCRDYVDAGRQAAAVAARLMRGELPARVPFTPMTSYRVVVSTRNARALGFTLPDAIVKTADEVIP, from the coding sequence ATGAAACGTTTCATCCTGGGTCTCGTCCTCCTCTGCCTGGCCGCCGCGGTGCTTCTCCTTTCCGACGTGGGGCGACGGGAGAAGAACGCCGCGCCAAAGGGCAGACGCATCGCGATTTTCCAGTTCGGGGACAACCCCGTCATGGACGAAGCCGCCGGCGGGGTCCTCGAGGCGCTCCGGAAGAACGGCTTCGTACCCGGGAAAAACCTTCAGATCGACTTCTTCAACGCCCACGGGAGCCTCGTGGAGGCTGACTCCATCGCCCGGGCCCTCGTGGACGGGCGCTACGACCTGGTGATCACCCTGGCCACCCCCGCCCTGCAGTCCTTCGCCGGGGCCAACCGGGACGGGCGGACGCCCCACCTCTTCACCGTCGTGACGGACCCTTACCAGGCCGGCGTCGGCCTGAAACGGGGGGACCCCTCCGCCCGCCCCCGGCACCTCACCGGGGTGATCACGGCGGAGCCCGTGCGGCGGCTCTTTGAACTGGCCCGCCAGGTCAACCCCGGTCTGAAACGCGTCGGCACCCTCTGGAACCCCGCCGAGGACTGCTCCCGGTCCACCGTGGCCCAGGCGCGGGCGGTCTGCGCCGAACTGGGCATCGCCTTGCGGGAGGTCCCGGTGACCACCACCACCGACGTTCCGGAAGGCATCCGGTCCCTGCTCTCCCCACCGCCGGACGCCGTCTGGATCGGGGGTGACAACACGGTCTTCTCGGCGCTGCCGGCCGTGACCTCGGCCTGCGCCCAGGCCCGGGTCCCGATCCTGGCCCATACACCCGCCCACCTGGCCGACGGCCTCTTCCTCTGCCTGGGCGCGGACTTTTACGCCAGCGGCAAGATCACCGGCGCCCTGGCCGCCCGCCTTCTCTCGGGGGAGGAACCCTCCCGGGAACCCATCGTGGATGCGGTCCCCACCCAGGTGGGGATCAACCTCACCCTGTCGTCGTCGGTCGGTTCGGAATGGGCCATCCCCGCGAGCGTCTCCGCCGCCGCCGACGTGATCCTGGACCCGACAGGCCTGCACCGCAAGGCGCCGCCCCTGGAAAGGGTCTGGAACGTTCACGTGGTCTCCTTCAACGAGACGGGGCTCAGCGAGGACGCCATCCTGGGTCTGCGCCGGGGGCTCCCCGACACCGGGCTCGTGGAAGGTCGCGACTACCGGCTGCAACTGTCGTGCGCCCAGGGCAGCCTCGAGAACCTCCCCGGCATCTTCGACGCCGGCGTCTCCGCCGGGGACGACCTCTTCCTGGTGGTGTCCAACCCCGTCCTGCAGGTGGCCATGGAGCGGGCCGGGGACATCCCGGTCGTCTTCACCGCGGTGCTCGACCCCAAGCTTTTCGGAGCCGGCCGGTCAGACACGGACCACCTGCCCGGGTTCACGGGGATCTACACGATCGGCGCCTACGGCGAGATGCTGGACTTCCTGCGAAAGTACTTCCCGTCCATCCGGAAGGTGGGGACCCTCTTCTCCCCCGCGGAGGTCAGCTCGGCCTTTAACGTGACGCTGACCCGGAAATTGTGCATCGAGAGGGGGATGAGCTTTGAAGCGGTCCCGGTCAGCGCCCCGTCGGAGATCCCGGAGGCGGCGTCGGCCCTGTGCGCCCGGAGGGTGCAGGCCGTGATGCAGATCGTGGACAACCAGGTCCTCGGCGGGTTCGCCGCGCTCTCGGACGCGGCCCGCCGCGCCGGGGTCCCGCTGGTCTGTTTCAACCGGGAGGGCGTCGAGAAGGGCGCCGCCCTCGGCTTCTGCCGGGATTACGTGGACGCCGGCCGGCAAGCCGCTGCCGTGGCCGCGCGGCTCATGCGGGGGGAACTTCCCGCGCGCGTGCCGTTCACCCCCATGACAAGCTACCGGGTGGTCGTCTCCACCCGGAACGCCCGGGCCCTGGGGTTCACCCTGCCCGACGCGATCGTGAAAACCGCCGACGAGGTCATACCCTGA